One segment of Anopheles stephensi strain Indian chromosome 3, UCI_ANSTEP_V1.0, whole genome shotgun sequence DNA contains the following:
- the LOC118510024 gene encoding neurotrimin-like: LLDVSGIDPKFSAPIANVTVPVGREGVMTCTVHDLYKYKVAWLRVDTQTILTIETLVITKSERIAITHTEQRIWQLRIKDIRESDKGWYMCQINTDPMKSQMGYLNVVVPPDILDYPTSQDMVVLEGTNVTLTCAATGVPEPTVTWKREGEKSVTSVENSGITSHDGAMLHIYQIERHNAGSYHCIASNGVPPTVSKRIIVTVNFQPIIRIPTRQYYAELGGRVILECHSEAQPNSINYWMKGKGEIILQGGTYDSTLEDHVFKVTMKITIRLEKVSDFGVYKCVAKNSLGTTEESVKVYRKTSKTNKQVENQVIQQSNYLGSTTYVKNYTDNKINDILLTASAASSSGASISGDWLAMVLAAVAVRVL; the protein is encoded by the exons TTGATCCGAAATTTAGTGCACCGATAGCGAACGTAACCGTACCGGTGggacgcgaaggagtgatgaCGTGTACGGTGCATGATTTGTACAAATACAAG GTCGCCTGGTTACGGGTGGATACGCAGACGATTTTAACAATCGAAACACTCGTGATAACGAAAAGCGAGAGGATAGCGATCACGCACACGGAGCAACGGATCTGGCAGCTCAGGATCAAAGACATACGCGAGTCGGACAAGGGTTGGTACATGTGCCAGATCAATACGGACCCGATGAAGAGCCAGATGGGGTACTTGAATGTAGTCG TGCCACCAGACATTTTGGACTATCCCACCAGCCAGGACATGGTGGTGCTGGAGGGTACCAACGTAACGCTTACCTGTGCCGCAACGGGCGTCCCCGAGCCGACGGTCACCTGGAAGCGAGAAGGGGAGAAATCTGTCACATCCGTGGAGAATTCCGGAA TAACGAGCCACGATGGAGCGATGCTGCACATCTACCAAATCGAGCGGCACAACGCCGGTTCCTATCACTGTATCGCATCAAACGGCGTGCCACCGACGGTCAGCAAACGAATTATCGTAACAGTCAACT TCCAACCGATTATACGAATACCGACGCGCCAGTACTACGCCGAGCTGGGCGGCCGGGTCATTCTCGAGTGCCACAGCGAAGCCCAACCGAACTCCATCAACTACTGGATGAAGGGCAAGGGAGAAATCATCCTCCAGGGTGGCACGTACGACTCCACGCTCGAGGATCACGTGTTCAAGGTGACGATGAAAATCACCATTCGGCTCGAGAAGGTGTCCGACTTCGGTGTGTACAAATGTGTGGCCAAAAACTCCCTCGGCACCACGGAGGAGTCGGTGAAAGTGTACCGCAAGACCT CCAAAACGAACAAACAGGTGGAGAATCAGGTCATTCAGCAGTCGAACTATCTCGGGTCGACGACGTACGTCAAGAACTATACCGATAATAAAATCAACGATATTCTGCTAACCGCATCGGCCGCTTCTTCCAGCGGGGCCAGCATTTCCGGTGATTGGCTAGCGATGGTTCTCGCTGCTGTCGCGGTGAGAGTTTTATGA
- the LOC118510025 gene encoding uncharacterized protein LOC118510025, with product MGITWHFTPPKAPHFGGLWEAAVKTAKRHLYRHLGSSRLSYEGYSTVLQQIEAAMNSRPLLPMTDDPNDLAALTPAHFLIGTSMYAVPVPDYTRLKTYTLDELQTWQLLVQRFWKHWTTDCTKSLVLTILMAEALCEGLDRNVRFT from the exons atggggattacctgGCACTTTACTCCACCTAAGGCTCCACATTTCGGTGGATTGTGGGAGGCTGCGGTGAAGACAGCCAAACGACATCTCTACCGGCATCTGGGCAGCTCGAGGCTGTCTTACGAAGGGTACAGCACCGTTCTTCAGCAGATAGAAGCGGCGATGAACTCGCGTCCCTTgctgccgatgacggatgaccCGAACGATTTGGCCGCGCTTACTCCTGCGCACTTCCTGATCGGTACTTCCATGTACGCCGTCCCCGTTCCCGACTACACGCGCCTGAAGACCTACACTTTGGATGAACTACAAACCTGGCAATtactcgtgcaacgtttctggaagcattggacCACCGA CTGCACGAAATCGCTAGTGCTAACGATACTGATGGCTGAGGCTCTGTGCGAAGGTCTTGATCGTAACGTACGTTTCACTTAG